The following DNA comes from Stigmatella erecta.
GGCGGCGGTGTTCGTCCACCCGTGGGACATGCTGGGCGGGGCGCGGCTGGAGAAGTACTGGCTGCCGTGGCTCGTGGGCATGCCCGCCGAGGTGGCCATCGCGCTCTCCACGCTCATCTTCTCGGGGACGCTGGAGCGGCTGCCCACGCTGCGGCTCGCCTTCGCCCACGGGGGCGGCTCTTTCCCGGGCACGATTGGCCGGCTCCAGCATGGCTTCGAGGCGCGGCCGGACCTGGTGGCCGTGGACAACCCGGTGCCGCCGCGGGACTACCTGGGCCGCTTCTGGGTGGACTCGCTGGTGCACGACGCGGACGTGCTGCGCCTCATCCTCCGGCTGCTGGGGCCGGAGAAGGTGGCGCTGGGCAGTGACTACCCGTTCCCGCTGGGAGAGGAGCGCCCGGGCACGCTGCTCGAGTCCCTGACGGAGCTGGATGCCGCCACGCGCGAGCGGCTGCTGTGGCGCAACGCCCTCGACTGGCTCGGGCGCACCCGGGAGGACTTTGGCTCATGACGGAGGCTTCGATGCGTTTCGAGGAAGGGGAGGCGTTCGCGCGGAGGATGGACGCCGAGGACCCCCTGCGCGCGTTCCGGGAGGAGTTCCTCTTTCCCCAGAACCCCCAGGGCGGGCCGCTGGTCTACCTGGCCGGAAACTCGCTGGGGCTCCAGCCCCGCCGGACGCGGCAGTACGTCCAGGAGGAGCTGGAGGACTGGGGGCGGCTGGGCGTGGAGGGCCACTTCCATGCGCGCCACCCCTGGCTGCCGTACCACGAGAACCTGACCGGACAGACGGCGCGGCTGGTGGGGGCGCTGCCCTCCGAAGTGGTGGTGATGAACACCCTCTCGGTGAACCTCCACCTGATGATGGTGTCGTTCTACCGGCCCACGCGCGAGCGCTTCAAGCTCCTCATCGAAGGCGGAGCGTTCCCCTCGGACCAGTACGCGGTGGCCTCGCAGGCGCGCTTTCACGGGTTCGATCCCAAGGACGCGGTGCTGAAGCTGGAGCCACGCGCGGGCGAGGACACGCTGCGCACGGAGGACATCCTGGAGACGCTGGAGCGGCACGGCGCCAGCATCGCCCTGGTGCTGCTGGGCAACGTGAACTACCTCACCGGGCAGGCGTTCGACATGAAGGCCCTCACCCAGGCCGCGCACGCGCGGGGCTGCCGGGTGGGGTTCGATCTGGCGCACGGGGCGGGCAACCTGCACCTGTCGCTGCACGACGATGGGCCCGACTTCGCCGTCTGGTGCTCGTACAAGTACCTCAACGGCGGCCCGGGAGCGCTGGGAGGCGTCTTCGTCCACGAGCGGCACGCCCGGGCGGAGGGCCTGCCGCGCTTCGAGGGCTGGTGGGGCAACGACAAGGCCACCCGGTTCCAGATGGGGCCGGACTTCGTCCCGCTGCCGGGGGCGGAAGGGTGGCAGATCTCCAACCCGCCCATTCTCCAGCTCGCGGCCCTGAGGGCCTCGATGGAGCTGTTCGACCAGGCCACCATGCCCCGCCTGAGGGCCAAGGGCGACCTGCTCACGGGCTACCTGGAGTTCCTGCTCGGCCAGTTGCCGCCGGGGTTCGTGCGCATCACCACTCCGAGGGACGTGAAGGCGCGGGGCTCGCAGCTCTCGCTGCGCTTCTCGCGGGACCCGAGGCGCTTGCTGACCCGGCTCTCCGAGGCGGACGTCTGCTGTGACTTCCGGTCGCCGGACATCATCCGGGCGGCCCCCGCGCCGCTGTACAACTCCTTTCAGGACGTCTACCGCTTCGTGAAGGTGCTGGAGAGCCATGCCCGCGATTGACCCGACGCAGACCGTGACGTTGGCTGGAGCGGGGCTGGTGGGCTCATTGCTGGCCATGTTCCTGGCCCGGCGCGGCTTCCAGGTGGAGGTGCTGGAGCGGCGTGCGGACATGCGGAAGGAGCAGGGCTCGGCGGGGCGCTCCATCAACCTCGCCATCTCCGCGCGAGGGCTGCATGCGCTGCGGCAGGTGGGGCTGGAGCAGGAGGCGCTGCGGCACGCCATCCCCATGCAGGGCCGGATGATCCACCCGCTGTCGGGGGAGCTGAGCCTGCAACCCTACGGGAAGGATGACTCCCAGCACATCAACAGCATCTCCCGGGCGTGGCTCAACAAGAGCCTGATGACGCACGCGGAAGAGACAGGCCGGGTTGCCATCCGCTTCAAGCAGCGCATCCAGCACGCGGACTTCGACACGGGCACGCTCACGGTGCTGGACGAGCCCAGCGGCACGTCCCGGGAGGTGCGGACCGCCGTGCTGCTGGGAACGGACGGCTCGGGCTCGGCGGTGCGGCAGGAGATGATGCGGCTGCCGGGCTACCACTCGACCCAGGAGCCGCTGGGCCACGGCTACAAGGAGCTGACCATTCCGGCGGGGCAGGGGGGCACGTTCCGGATGGAGAAGAACGCGCTGCACATCTGGCCGCGGGGCGCCTTCATGCTCATCGCGCTGCCGAACGAGGACGGCAGCTTCACCTGCACGCTCTTCCTGCCGTTCGAAGGGCCGGTGAGCTTTGCGTCCCTGGACTCCCCCGGGAAGGTGCAGGCCTTCTTCGAGGAGCAGTTCCCGGACGCCGTTCCGCTCCTGCCGGAGCTGACGCAGGACTTCTTCCACAACCCCACGGGGACGATGGTCACCGTGAAGAGCGCGCCCTGGCACGTGGGAGGGCGCGCGCTGGTGCTGGGAGACGCGGCGCACGCCATCGTGCCGTTCTTCGGCCAGGGGATGAACTGCGGCTTCGAGGACTGCGTGGAGCTCGATGCGTGCCTGAAGCGCCACCGGACGTGGGAGGACGCCTTCGAGGAGTTCTTCGGGCTGCGCAAGACGAACGCGGATGCCATCGCGGACATGGCGGTGGAGAACTTCACGGAGATGAGCAGCAGCACGGCCAGCGCGCGCTTCTTGCTGGAGAAGCAGGTGGAGAAGGCGCTGCTCAACGCGTTTCCGGGCCAGTTCCTGAGCCGCTACTCGCTGGTGAGCTTCAGCCGGGCGCCCTACCGCCTGGCCTACGAGGCCGGCACGCGGGCGGGAGGCATCGTGTCCGAGCTGGCCGAGGGCCTGTCGCGGGTGGAGGACGTGGACATGGAGCGGGCCGCCCGGCTCATCCAGGAGCGGCTGGTGCCATTCATGAAGGAGCACGCGGATGGATTTCGGACTGAAGGATAAGCGGGCGCTGGTGCTGGGGGCCTCCGGTGGCTTGGGGTTCGCCATTGCCTCGACGCTGGTGAAGGAGGGGGCGAAGGTGGCCATCTGCTCGCGCAGCGAAGAGCGGATTCGCGCCGCGGCATCGAGCATGGGGGCGGTGCAGGGAATCGCCGCGGACCTCACCACGCCGGGGAGCACCCGGTCGGTCGTGGAAAAAGCCATCGCGGTGCTGGGCGGCGTGGACATCCTGGTCATCAACACCGGGGGCCCGCCGAAAGGCGGCATCCTGGATGTGACAGACGCTCAGTGGCAGGAAGGCTTCCAGAGCCTGTGGATGGGCGCGGTGGAAGGGATTCGAGCGGCAGTGCCAGGAATGAAGGAGCGGAACTGGGGCCGCATCGTGATGGTGACCTCCTCCTCGGCCCGGGAGCCCATGCCAGGGCTCACCATCTCCAGCGGACTGAGGTCAGGCCTGATGGGGCTCACCAAGATTGTCAGCGATGAGGTTGCGGGCCACGGCATCACCCTGAACGCCGTGCTCCCGGGCTATCACGCCACGGATCGTCTGAAACAACTGGGCATTGCCGAGGAGCGGCTCTCCTCGCAGATTCCCGCGCGGCGGTTGGGGCGTCCGGAAGAGCTGGGCGCCTTGGTGGCATTCCTGGCTTCGGAACAAGCCGCGTACATCACCGGTCAATCCATCGTGGCCGACGGTGGCGCGTCTCGCAGTTTCTGACTTGGAGGCTGCGGGTATCGAACCCGCAGCAAGGCGGAAGCAAAACCCCAAGCAGGTCGCGCTGTTACCGGCTAACGCCTTGATCTCTCACCGGTTCGTTCTGCTGCCCCATCCCGTTTCGTCCCGTCTCGTCCCGTTCAATTCCC
Coding sequences within:
- the kynU gene encoding kynureninase → MTEASMRFEEGEAFARRMDAEDPLRAFREEFLFPQNPQGGPLVYLAGNSLGLQPRRTRQYVQEELEDWGRLGVEGHFHARHPWLPYHENLTGQTARLVGALPSEVVVMNTLSVNLHLMMVSFYRPTRERFKLLIEGGAFPSDQYAVASQARFHGFDPKDAVLKLEPRAGEDTLRTEDILETLERHGASIALVLLGNVNYLTGQAFDMKALTQAAHARGCRVGFDLAHGAGNLHLSLHDDGPDFAVWCSYKYLNGGPGALGGVFVHERHARAEGLPRFEGWWGNDKATRFQMGPDFVPLPGAEGWQISNPPILQLAALRASMELFDQATMPRLRAKGDLLTGYLEFLLGQLPPGFVRITTPRDVKARGSQLSLRFSRDPRRLLTRLSEADVCCDFRSPDIIRAAPAPLYNSFQDVYRFVKVLESHARD
- a CDS encoding FAD-dependent oxidoreductase, encoding MPAIDPTQTVTLAGAGLVGSLLAMFLARRGFQVEVLERRADMRKEQGSAGRSINLAISARGLHALRQVGLEQEALRHAIPMQGRMIHPLSGELSLQPYGKDDSQHINSISRAWLNKSLMTHAEETGRVAIRFKQRIQHADFDTGTLTVLDEPSGTSREVRTAVLLGTDGSGSAVRQEMMRLPGYHSTQEPLGHGYKELTIPAGQGGTFRMEKNALHIWPRGAFMLIALPNEDGSFTCTLFLPFEGPVSFASLDSPGKVQAFFEEQFPDAVPLLPELTQDFFHNPTGTMVTVKSAPWHVGGRALVLGDAAHAIVPFFGQGMNCGFEDCVELDACLKRHRTWEDAFEEFFGLRKTNADAIADMAVENFTEMSSSTASARFLLEKQVEKALLNAFPGQFLSRYSLVSFSRAPYRLAYEAGTRAGGIVSELAEGLSRVEDVDMERAARLIQERLVPFMKEHADGFRTEG
- a CDS encoding amidohydrolase family protein, encoding MKIDIHTHLLPAELPRFAERYGYGGFITLEHHQPCRARMMRDDGTFFREIESNCWDPARRLAECDAAGVSVQVLSTVPVMFSYWAKPEHGLDLSRFLNDHLASVVRTNSRRFAGLGTVPLQDVPRAIGELERCVRGLGLAGVQIGSHVNGTNLGDASLFPFFEAAAALGAAVFVHPWDMLGGARLEKYWLPWLVGMPAEVAIALSTLIFSGTLERLPTLRLAFAHGGGSFPGTIGRLQHGFEARPDLVAVDNPVPPRDYLGRFWVDSLVHDADVLRLILRLLGPEKVALGSDYPFPLGEERPGTLLESLTELDAATRERLLWRNALDWLGRTREDFGS
- a CDS encoding SDR family oxidoreductase; translated protein: MDFGLKDKRALVLGASGGLGFAIASTLVKEGAKVAICSRSEERIRAAASSMGAVQGIAADLTTPGSTRSVVEKAIAVLGGVDILVINTGGPPKGGILDVTDAQWQEGFQSLWMGAVEGIRAAVPGMKERNWGRIVMVTSSSAREPMPGLTISSGLRSGLMGLTKIVSDEVAGHGITLNAVLPGYHATDRLKQLGIAEERLSSQIPARRLGRPEELGALVAFLASEQAAYITGQSIVADGGASRSF